A genomic stretch from Fimbriimonadia bacterium includes:
- a CDS encoding phosphatidate cytidylyltransferase, protein MSDEDRPSLRSTPSAGALRARVLTAAVAAPLAILVVAVPGGLPFIILLAVVFVSGFLEAFRLLQGGAVSRATLTILYLGVPLAAFAYLRIAPPGDWSPALGLEPGARLVLTLLITTWAGDTAAYFVGRSLGKHKLAPRVSPGKTWEGAVANLVASVAVALGLAHLAHLGVACGLTIGLAVGVLGQAGDLLESAIKRRARVKDSGTLFPGHGGILDRIDSLLLPAPFVALVLPLLRT, encoded by the coding sequence ATGAGTGACGAGGACCGGCCGAGCCTGCGCTCCACGCCATCTGCAGGCGCCCTTCGAGCGCGGGTACTGACCGCGGCCGTTGCTGCACCGCTGGCAATCCTGGTGGTGGCTGTTCCCGGCGGGCTTCCCTTCATCATCCTCCTGGCAGTCGTGTTCGTATCGGGGTTCCTCGAAGCCTTCCGGCTGTTGCAGGGCGGCGCAGTTTCTCGAGCAACCCTCACCATCCTTTACCTCGGTGTCCCGCTTGCTGCATTCGCCTACCTGCGGATTGCGCCGCCAGGCGACTGGTCGCCCGCGTTGGGCCTGGAGCCGGGTGCCCGCCTGGTCCTCACGCTGCTGATCACTACGTGGGCCGGAGACACGGCGGCCTACTTCGTCGGACGCAGTCTGGGCAAGCACAAGCTGGCGCCGCGGGTTTCTCCCGGCAAGACCTGGGAAGGCGCCGTCGCCAACTTGGTGGCAAGCGTTGCGGTCGCGCTCGGCCTCGCCCATCTTGCCCATCTGGGCGTGGCATGCGGCCTCACCATTGGGCTGGCGGTCGGAGTGCTGGGGCAGGCGGGCGACCTGTTAGAGTCGGCGATCAAGCGTCGGGCCAGAGTGAAGGACTCGGGAACGCTGTTTCCTGGTCACGGCGGCATCCTGGACCGGATAGACAGCCTTCTGCTCCCCGCCCCCTTCGTCGCACTGGTCTTGCCTCTATTGAGAACCTAG
- a CDS encoding response regulator transcription factor produces the protein MQNHVHGPAAVRMRVAIADSLTLCRDGMVSLLSGYPHITVVGSTGSSCDVVEMCKDAQPDILLLCATIADEMTRGQFEAIASQAPTCSVVLLADDPIRLTPSTIPPRVRGILQRSDSTENLLKALGVVASGKTWGLLDGTQPITTRSRRGNSGLSHREKDIAALVAQGLSNREIALKLELSEQSVKNLVSRILKKLGLNNRVQIAMKCWPN, from the coding sequence ATGCAGAACCATGTGCACGGCCCCGCTGCGGTGAGAATGCGTGTCGCAATCGCGGACTCCCTGACCCTCTGCCGAGACGGCATGGTGAGCTTGCTATCTGGGTATCCGCATATCACCGTGGTGGGTAGTACCGGTTCGAGCTGCGACGTGGTCGAGATGTGCAAAGACGCACAACCCGACATCCTGCTGCTGTGCGCCACGATAGCCGACGAGATGACGCGCGGCCAATTCGAGGCGATCGCATCCCAGGCACCCACGTGCAGTGTCGTCCTTCTGGCCGATGATCCGATCCGGCTGACCCCCAGCACCATCCCCCCGAGGGTGCGAGGAATCTTGCAACGGTCCGACAGCACTGAGAATCTACTCAAGGCGCTCGGAGTTGTCGCTTCCGGCAAGACGTGGGGGTTGTTGGATGGCACGCAGCCGATAACGACGCGGTCGCGCCGAGGGAATTCAGGGCTAAGCCACCGAGAGAAAGACATCGCGGCCCTCGTTGCGCAAGGGCTCTCCAACCGCGAGATCGCTTTAAAGCTGGAACTCAGCGAGCAGAGCGTCAAGAACCTAGTGAGCCGCATTCTGAAGAAGCTGGGCCTGAACAACCGCGTGCAGATCGCCATGAAGTGCTGGCCCAACTAG
- a CDS encoding RNA-binding protein yields MFALNFYSDIYGDVLRNDRKTATIRLGDKSKKYTEGQLVWVTIGRRFGRRQKLYTAIIDRVEVKPLEELSPRDIERENPEFRTHDDVIGLLSRIYDDVITPHHLVTVVHFSRVHE; encoded by the coding sequence ATGTTCGCTTTGAACTTCTACTCGGATATCTATGGAGATGTCCTGCGGAATGACCGCAAGACCGCGACCATTCGCCTCGGCGACAAGTCGAAAAAGTACACCGAGGGTCAGCTCGTTTGGGTGACCATCGGTCGGCGATTCGGGCGGCGCCAAAAGCTGTACACTGCGATCATAGATCGGGTGGAGGTGAAGCCGCTGGAGGAGCTGTCGCCCAGGGACATCGAGCGCGAGAATCCTGAGTTCCGAACCCACGACGATGTGATCGGGCTGCTATCGCGCATCTACGACGACGTGATTACACCGCATCACTTGGTGACGGTGGTGCACTTCTCCCGCGTGCACGAGTAG
- a CDS encoding DUF1800 domain-containing protein, translated as MALQTTRDKVSHLLRRASFGASVSEVEELEKLGVEGAVDRLLDFEKLEEGFDLPIEPLAREGRLAPPVVALWWTARMLLTRRPLQEKMVLFWHDHFACSGEKVTSGNMLYAQNQLFRRLALSDFRTILTEVSKDPAMILYLDTQTNVRGRPNENYAREIMELFTLGEGNYTEADIQEAARAFTGWSIQRPQSNVGEGDALPMATFVKRPRLHDGGTKKVLGQEGAFDGEDICRILVEHPASRRYICKKLWEFFAYPDPEESVIRVLSERFFQSGYSVKAAIRYILTSKEFYSDKAERALYKSPVDFVVGTARALGIGEMLARALRQNRTAGLRGLVVGRSLEQAMARMGQQLLYPPSVAGWDGGAAWINSATMVERIKLADMLFAPSTGTRVGRGVPAQALFGEGPHESVERAVDKALQVLDARLPREKRQILVETVNKAGGTSALSDTAKSQGIARGVARLVFASPEYQFC; from the coding sequence ATGGCACTGCAGACGACACGGGATAAGGTCTCCCACTTGTTGCGAAGGGCGAGCTTCGGCGCAAGCGTGAGCGAGGTCGAGGAACTCGAGAAGCTCGGCGTGGAGGGCGCGGTGGACCGCCTCCTCGACTTCGAGAAGCTGGAAGAAGGGTTCGATCTCCCAATCGAGCCGCTCGCTAGGGAGGGCAGGCTCGCCCCACCCGTCGTGGCCCTCTGGTGGACCGCTAGAATGCTCCTGACCCGAAGGCCGCTCCAGGAGAAGATGGTGCTGTTTTGGCACGACCACTTCGCGTGCAGCGGCGAGAAGGTGACGTCGGGCAATATGCTGTATGCTCAGAACCAACTCTTTCGCCGGCTCGCGCTCTCCGACTTCCGGACGATCCTGACAGAAGTGTCTAAGGACCCGGCCATGATTTTGTACTTAGACACCCAGACCAACGTGCGGGGACGTCCGAACGAGAACTACGCCCGCGAGATCATGGAGCTATTCACGCTCGGCGAGGGTAACTACACGGAGGCCGACATACAGGAAGCGGCCCGTGCCTTCACCGGATGGAGCATCCAACGACCGCAATCAAACGTCGGTGAGGGAGATGCACTTCCGATGGCTACTTTCGTCAAGCGGCCCCGGCTGCACGATGGAGGCACGAAGAAGGTGCTGGGTCAAGAGGGCGCGTTCGACGGCGAAGATATCTGCCGTATTCTCGTGGAGCATCCCGCCAGCCGCAGGTACATCTGCAAGAAGCTGTGGGAGTTCTTTGCCTATCCCGACCCAGAGGAATCCGTGATTCGCGTGCTATCCGAGAGGTTTTTTCAGAGCGGATACAGCGTAAAAGCCGCAATCCGTTATATATTGACTAGTAAGGAGTTCTACTCCGACAAGGCGGAGCGGGCTCTATACAAGTCCCCAGTGGACTTTGTGGTGGGCACCGCACGTGCGCTCGGCATCGGAGAAATGCTTGCCCGGGCTCTTCGTCAGAACCGGACCGCGGGCCTCCGAGGGCTTGTTGTCGGGAGGAGTCTGGAACAAGCGATGGCGCGAATGGGGCAGCAGCTGCTTTACCCGCCCAGCGTGGCCGGCTGGGACGGCGGTGCAGCCTGGATCAACTCCGCCACGATGGTGGAGCGGATAAAGCTCGCAGACATGCTGTTCGCACCGTCAACGGGAACTCGGGTGGGACGTGGGGTCCCAGCCCAAGCGCTGTTCGGCGAAGGGCCGCACGAAAGCGTAGAGCGAGCAGTAGACAAGGCGCTGCAAGTGCTAGACGCACGGCTGCCCCGCGAGAAGAGACAGATACTGGTAGAAACGGTGAACAAAGCAGGTGGCACGTCCGCACTGAGCGACACGGCGAAGAGCCAAGGAATCGCGCGCGGCGTGGCACGCCTCGTGTTTGCGAGTCCGGAGTACCAGTTCTGCTAG
- a CDS encoding DUF1501 domain-containing protein translates to MSKHLTRREFLKKSATVIAVGAVAPPWLAKIVRADTLRVAQGGKMPSDRTLVVCQLTGGNDGLNTVIPYTQKRYYEMRPVLAVKDGAGIPISEDLALHPALTGLKKVWDRKHLAILNGVGYPNPNRSHFRSMEIWQTASTDTDERYGWLGRYLDDVGSPKNPVLALALGVQKEQALNARNVSVPTFASLADIQAMIGDTDAEAALRAIQGMDASEGSAMRDVQAATKSALNAMAELNRNLSKYEPVGSYGQDAFGRGFRQIAHLIAVSPGTRVIYFSVGGFDTHSAQAAQHEKLLRQFGDALDAFLLEIVHMGKADKVAVLVFSEFGRRVQENASAGTDHGAAGPMFVAGGAVKAGLHGTYPSLDDLDRGDLKHSVDFRRVYASVLSQWLAADAGSLLGKDYQPLELF, encoded by the coding sequence ATGTCGAAGCACCTAACGCGACGAGAGTTTCTAAAGAAGAGCGCCACGGTTATCGCAGTGGGTGCGGTGGCTCCCCCGTGGCTCGCCAAAATAGTGCGCGCCGACACGCTCCGCGTCGCACAAGGCGGGAAGATGCCTTCTGATCGGACTCTGGTAGTCTGCCAGTTGACGGGCGGCAACGATGGTCTCAATACCGTGATACCCTACACCCAGAAGCGCTACTACGAGATGCGTCCGGTGTTGGCGGTGAAAGACGGCGCGGGCATACCTATCTCCGAGGACCTAGCGCTGCATCCAGCACTAACAGGTCTGAAGAAGGTTTGGGATCGAAAGCATCTCGCGATCCTGAATGGGGTCGGCTATCCGAATCCGAACCGTTCGCACTTCCGTTCGATGGAGATATGGCAGACCGCCAGTACGGACACCGATGAGCGGTATGGATGGCTCGGAAGGTACCTCGACGATGTGGGGAGCCCGAAGAACCCCGTATTGGCTCTCGCGTTGGGTGTGCAGAAGGAGCAGGCACTCAACGCTCGCAACGTCTCGGTACCCACCTTCGCATCGCTGGCAGACATCCAGGCGATGATCGGTGACACGGATGCCGAGGCGGCTCTGCGTGCAATCCAAGGCATGGATGCGTCGGAAGGTTCTGCGATGCGCGATGTACAGGCCGCCACCAAATCTGCACTGAACGCGATGGCCGAACTAAATCGCAACCTGTCCAAGTACGAACCGGTGGGATCGTACGGACAAGATGCCTTCGGGAGGGGATTCCGGCAGATCGCACACCTTATCGCCGTGTCGCCCGGTACGAGAGTGATCTACTTCTCGGTAGGAGGCTTCGATACGCACTCTGCTCAGGCCGCCCAGCACGAGAAACTGTTGCGACAGTTCGGCGACGCACTCGATGCGTTCCTGCTGGAGATTGTGCACATGGGTAAGGCGGACAAGGTGGCGGTGTTAGTGTTTTCCGAGTTCGGGCGGCGAGTGCAGGAAAACGCATCGGCTGGAACGGACCACGGTGCAGCAGGTCCTATGTTCGTGGCAGGCGGCGCCGTAAAGGCCGGATTGCACGGCACCTACCCCTCTCTGGACGATCTGGACCGCGGCGACCTGAAGCACTCGGTGGACTTCCGACGGGTGTACGCGAGCGTACTCTCGCAGTGGCTCGCCGCCGACGCAGGCTCACTCCTAGGCAAGGACTACCAACCGCTCGAGCTATTCTGA
- a CDS encoding muconate cycloisomerase: protein MKISELLLHPVATRRHTGLLSYHVIVELRTADGAVGWGEMSDLGHLPLYVPDLADLQRTLNDLLVGEDPHRISLLNARMLQAFPEQVYVYDMGAVIRCGVDMALHDVVARSLGVPVSTLLGGRCRDRFPVCYPIFRITTEEQVEESLQTVRQRIAEGYNAFRLYVGRRPDLDERFCAQFRNEHGNKVTLKSLDFSNILPWKEALAVTRRLLQYGPLLVESPALRHDYEGFAEFRRACPLPVSEHAYSRVHVMEMIRHRSIDILNVALVFIGGFEAALGMMRVAQAAELPCLIGTTQELSLGTAAQAQLGAVAPNLEYISDCSGPRLYADDVCAERVRYEDSHVVVPEGPGLGLVPDPSLLASLKSALRAPSESAVSANLDRTTAVDTSSPSSRYGG from the coding sequence ATGAAGATCAGTGAGTTGCTTCTGCATCCCGTCGCCACACGACGGCATACTGGCCTGCTCAGTTATCATGTGATCGTCGAGCTGCGGACGGCGGATGGTGCCGTTGGGTGGGGCGAGATGTCGGACCTAGGCCACCTACCTCTGTACGTGCCCGACCTTGCGGACCTGCAGCGCACGCTGAACGATCTCCTGGTAGGTGAGGACCCACACCGGATATCTCTTTTGAACGCCCGCATGCTGCAAGCTTTCCCCGAGCAGGTGTATGTGTACGACATGGGCGCCGTGATTCGATGCGGAGTGGACATGGCGCTGCACGACGTGGTGGCGCGGTCGTTGGGAGTGCCGGTGAGCACCTTGCTGGGTGGCAGGTGCCGGGATCGCTTTCCCGTTTGTTACCCCATCTTCCGCATCACCACGGAAGAGCAAGTCGAGGAGAGTCTGCAGACGGTGCGGCAGCGCATCGCGGAGGGCTACAACGCTTTCCGACTCTACGTGGGTCGGCGCCCGGACCTAGACGAACGTTTCTGTGCACAGTTTCGCAACGAGCATGGCAACAAGGTTACGCTGAAGTCGCTGGACTTCAGCAACATACTACCATGGAAGGAAGCGCTTGCAGTAACACGGAGGTTGCTGCAGTACGGCCCGTTGCTCGTGGAAAGCCCAGCGCTGAGACACGACTACGAGGGCTTCGCGGAGTTCCGGCGAGCGTGTCCTTTGCCCGTTAGCGAGCACGCGTATTCGCGCGTGCACGTGATGGAGATGATTCGCCACCGCAGCATTGACATTCTGAATGTAGCGCTAGTATTCATCGGCGGCTTCGAGGCTGCGCTGGGCATGATGCGCGTCGCACAAGCGGCCGAGCTACCATGCTTGATAGGTACCACGCAGGAGCTATCGCTGGGCACTGCAGCTCAAGCACAGTTAGGTGCCGTGGCACCGAACCTGGAGTATATCTCCGATTGCAGCGGCCCGCGGCTGTATGCGGACGATGTGTGCGCCGAGCGGGTGCGATACGAGGACTCGCATGTGGTAGTGCCGGAGGGACCGGGGCTGGGGCTGGTGCCCGATCCTAGCTTGCTGGCATCGCTGAAGTCGGCACTGCGCGCACCTTCGGAGAGTGCGGTGTCCGCCAATCTCGACCGGACGACGGCGGTCGACACATCGTCACCCTCTTCTCGCTACGGCGGATAG
- a CDS encoding acetylxylan esterase — protein sequence MLLSLILAMTLNQQVDRNMVPNYLDAQIRQLIKGRAPSELTDTSRARWKDELLGALGLRPLPEKTPLDATVTGRLERDGYVIEKVVFEPLPKFYATAYLYIPINGGGPFPAVVCPVGHWPQKKLQPVVQARCVGLALYGFVVLCIDMPGFYGPNDDERNFPGNHSDWNLHLASLPPLGLMVWDVVRGIDYLLTRPEVDGTRIGVTGASGGGMATMYAAAVDDRISCYVPVCYAVSYEDNYHNGCYCNHVPGVFGIGDRSDVMALAVPRPVLLIGAEEDPEFPKPGLVRSHEKLSAFYEAAGKAEDCRMFVAPGGHDYSKPMRESMYGFFRKHLQGIGDGGPAPEPRELPAKDGDPPINVEDPNSPQSFCFPGGKAPADAKSLRDLAKEKAQRLAKAAEETGPGNLKATLRNRLVRLYPSPERIPLQAEVTREATAEGELFRGSFLAEPGLRIPFTLLRRPVGMQPVRIIFSEKGLSDTDAVPTERREEFAEMRLDGRGFGSLPGLDMRLATYLGRPDVIMWAWDISRAIDYLESRRDIDIENIEVWGFGPAGGQVAYLAALLDPRINRAYGQQTLRSYLDLFEREDFPGYAKPARMLEVADIPLMRKALHEDQ from the coding sequence ATGCTGCTATCGCTAATACTGGCAATGACACTGAATCAGCAAGTGGACAGAAACATGGTGCCCAACTACCTCGACGCACAGATTCGCCAGCTCATCAAGGGCCGTGCACCGTCCGAGCTGACCGATACGTCGCGCGCTCGATGGAAGGACGAGTTGTTAGGTGCACTAGGGCTTCGCCCGTTGCCAGAAAAGACTCCGCTCGACGCGACAGTGACAGGCAGGCTGGAGCGCGATGGGTACGTGATAGAGAAGGTGGTGTTCGAGCCGCTGCCCAAGTTCTACGCGACCGCTTACCTGTATATCCCTATCAACGGTGGCGGACCATTCCCCGCAGTGGTATGCCCCGTCGGGCACTGGCCACAGAAGAAGCTGCAGCCTGTGGTGCAGGCACGGTGCGTCGGCTTGGCACTGTACGGTTTCGTCGTGTTGTGCATAGACATGCCCGGGTTCTATGGTCCGAACGACGACGAACGCAACTTCCCTGGCAACCACTCCGACTGGAATCTACACCTGGCATCACTACCTCCTCTCGGGCTGATGGTATGGGACGTGGTGCGAGGGATTGACTACCTGCTGACGCGGCCCGAGGTGGACGGCACACGCATCGGCGTGACCGGCGCATCGGGCGGTGGCATGGCTACGATGTATGCGGCGGCCGTGGACGACAGAATCTCCTGCTATGTGCCGGTGTGCTATGCGGTGAGCTACGAAGACAACTACCACAATGGGTGCTATTGCAATCACGTGCCAGGGGTGTTCGGCATTGGCGACCGCAGCGACGTGATGGCGCTTGCCGTCCCACGTCCGGTGCTGCTGATAGGAGCGGAGGAGGACCCGGAGTTCCCGAAACCTGGGCTCGTTCGCTCGCACGAGAAGCTCTCCGCGTTCTACGAGGCTGCAGGCAAGGCCGAGGATTGCCGTATGTTCGTCGCTCCGGGCGGGCACGACTACAGCAAGCCGATGCGCGAGAGCATGTATGGCTTCTTCCGCAAGCACCTGCAGGGCATCGGTGACGGCGGCCCAGCACCCGAACCGCGGGAACTGCCCGCAAAGGACGGAGACCCACCAATCAATGTGGAGGACCCGAATAGCCCGCAATCGTTCTGCTTTCCAGGCGGCAAAGCACCCGCCGATGCGAAATCGCTGCGAGACCTTGCCAAAGAGAAAGCACAGCGGCTGGCAAAGGCTGCCGAAGAGACTGGTCCGGGGAACCTGAAAGCTACACTGCGTAATCGCCTGGTGCGTCTGTATCCGTCTCCCGAGCGCATCCCCCTGCAGGCCGAAGTGACGCGTGAGGCAACGGCCGAAGGCGAACTGTTCCGTGGGTCGTTTCTGGCCGAGCCCGGTCTTCGCATCCCCTTCACCCTGCTGCGCAGACCCGTCGGCATGCAGCCTGTGCGAATCATCTTTTCCGAGAAGGGCCTGAGCGACACGGACGCGGTGCCGACGGAGAGGCGTGAGGAGTTCGCAGAGATGCGATTGGACGGCAGGGGGTTCGGAAGCCTGCCAGGTCTCGACATGCGCTTGGCAACCTACCTAGGGCGACCCGATGTGATCATGTGGGCGTGGGATATCAGTCGTGCGATAGACTATCTGGAATCCCGGCGCGACATCGACATAGAAAACATAGAGGTGTGGGGGTTCGGGCCGGCAGGTGGACAGGTGGCATACCTCGCAGCTCTACTGGATCCACGCATAAATCGTGCGTACGGGCAGCAGACCCTCCGCAGCTACCTCGACTTGTTCGAGCGTGAGGACTTTCCCGGCTATGCGAAACCTGCGAGGATGCTAGAGGTAGCCGACATACCGCTAATGAGGAAGGCGCTGCATGAAGATCAGTGA
- a CDS encoding D-glycerate dehydrogenase — translation MSKPNAYVTRWMPEEALDLIRAHANLRQWEPADVPVPRETLLSEAREAEGLLVFLTDRIDPELLDAAPKLRVVSNCAVGFDNIDVPACTARGVAVGNTPGVLTETTADLAWALLMAAARRIGESERVVRGGRWKSWSLMYMVGQDVHGATLGIVGMGRIGTAVARRGLGFGMRILYTDRSANEQAERELGALRVSLDDLLAESDFVSVHLPLSHETRNLFGAEEFRKMKRTAVFVNTARGGVVDQAALARALAAGEIAAAGLDVYVTEPLPMDDPLLGLENVVLTPHIGSASVQTRTGMARIAAQNLVAGLVGEMLPHPVNPEVRRA, via the coding sequence ATGAGCAAGCCAAACGCCTACGTCACCCGATGGATGCCCGAAGAAGCCCTCGACCTCATCCGCGCTCACGCCAATCTTCGCCAGTGGGAGCCCGCCGACGTGCCTGTGCCGCGCGAGACCCTGCTCAGCGAGGCGCGCGAGGCGGAGGGGCTGCTGGTCTTCCTCACCGATCGGATTGACCCCGAGCTGCTAGACGCCGCGCCGAAGCTGCGCGTGGTGTCCAACTGTGCCGTGGGGTTCGACAACATAGACGTACCCGCTTGCACCGCGCGCGGCGTGGCCGTGGGCAACACCCCAGGCGTGCTGACCGAAACCACCGCCGACCTGGCTTGGGCTCTGCTGATGGCGGCGGCGCGACGCATCGGCGAAAGCGAGCGGGTCGTGCGCGGGGGCAGGTGGAAGTCTTGGAGCCTGATGTACATGGTAGGACAGGACGTGCACGGCGCGACGCTGGGCATCGTAGGGATGGGGCGCATCGGGACGGCGGTAGCTCGGCGGGGCCTCGGCTTCGGAATGCGCATTCTGTATACCGACCGATCGGCGAACGAGCAGGCGGAACGAGAGTTGGGTGCACTGCGGGTGAGCCTGGACGATCTGCTCGCCGAGAGCGACTTCGTGTCGGTGCACTTGCCCCTCTCCCACGAGACGCGAAACCTATTCGGGGCCGAGGAGTTCCGAAAGATGAAGCGGACGGCGGTCTTCGTGAACACGGCACGCGGTGGAGTGGTGGATCAGGCTGCGCTCGCTCGCGCGCTCGCTGCGGGCGAGATCGCGGCGGCAGGCCTGGACGTCTACGTGACGGAGCCGCTGCCGATGGACGACCCCTTACTGGGTCTGGAGAACGTGGTGCTGACGCCGCACATCGGATCGGCGAGTGTGCAGACGCGAACGGGCATGGCTCGCATCGCCGCCCAGAATCTGGTAGCAGGCCTCGTGGGTGAGATGCTTCCCCACCCAGTCAACCCAGAAGTTCGGAGGGCGTAG
- the trmD gene encoding tRNA (guanosine(37)-N1)-methyltransferase TrmD yields the protein MRIDVITLFPDLIRSATRYSMVKRAQEDGIVQISVTDPRDFTPDRHRTVDDSPFGGGPGMVMKVEPIEKALAACREASGLNGRVLLTEPQGKPMTQADARRWANEPSLIIVCGHYGGVDQRVADHLADESVSIGDYVLTGGEIPALVIIDAVTRLLPGVLGNEESPEKDSFEEGLLGYPQYTRPEGHHGWRVPEVLLSGHHGAIQRWRRAQQLLRTRRLRPDLFARAPITAEDVRLMAETVQGDENEPG from the coding sequence ATGCGAATTGACGTGATCACGCTCTTTCCCGACCTCATCCGATCGGCCACACGGTACAGTATGGTGAAGCGTGCACAAGAGGATGGAATCGTGCAAATTTCCGTTACGGACCCGCGGGACTTCACTCCCGATCGGCACCGCACTGTGGACGATTCGCCCTTCGGAGGCGGCCCAGGCATGGTGATGAAGGTGGAGCCCATCGAGAAGGCGCTCGCCGCCTGCCGAGAAGCCTCCGGTTTGAATGGCAGGGTCCTCCTGACCGAGCCACAGGGCAAGCCGATGACCCAGGCGGACGCGCGGCGTTGGGCGAACGAGCCGTCGCTCATCATCGTTTGCGGCCACTACGGCGGCGTGGACCAGCGCGTGGCGGACCACCTCGCCGACGAAAGCGTGTCTATCGGTGACTACGTGCTGACCGGCGGCGAGATACCGGCTCTCGTCATCATAGATGCGGTCACGCGCTTGCTCCCCGGCGTACTGGGAAACGAGGAATCGCCCGAAAAGGACAGCTTCGAAGAGGGGCTTCTGGGTTACCCGCAATACACCCGGCCGGAGGGCCACCACGGTTGGCGCGTGCCCGAGGTATTATTGTCCGGCCACCATGGGGCCATCCAGCGGTGGCGGCGCGCCCAGCAACTCCTGAGAACCAGGCGGCTCCGGCCGGACTTGTTTGCGCGTGCGCCGATAACAGCGGAGGACGTCCGGCTGATGGCCGAGACGGTGCAAGGAGACGAGAATGAGCCAGGCTGA
- the rplS gene encoding 50S ribosomal protein L19 has protein sequence MSQAELLAAVSAANMKTDLPEIRPGDTLAVSVRVIEGGKERIQVFEGTVIALKHGGVAETVTVRKISHGIGVERTFPLHSPRVAKFEVKRRGKVRRAKLYYLRKKVGKAARIKELR, from the coding sequence ATGAGCCAGGCTGAGCTACTGGCGGCCGTGAGCGCCGCAAACATGAAAACCGACTTGCCGGAAATCCGCCCCGGCGACACGTTGGCCGTCAGCGTGCGCGTCATCGAAGGCGGCAAGGAGCGTATCCAGGTTTTCGAGGGCACCGTAATCGCCCTCAAACACGGCGGCGTCGCGGAGACGGTCACCGTAAGGAAGATCAGCCACGGCATAGGCGTCGAGAGAACCTTCCCGCTTCACTCCCCGCGCGTGGCCAAGTTCGAGGTGAAGCGGCGCGGCAAGGTGCGCAGGGCAAAGCTCTATTACCTGCGCAAGAAGGTTGGCAAGGCCGCTCGCATCAAGGAACTGCGCTAA